One window of the Lepeophtheirus salmonis chromosome 7, UVic_Lsal_1.4, whole genome shotgun sequence genome contains the following:
- the LOC121121921 gene encoding hypoxanthine-guanine phosphoribosyltransferase: MSLNIPSCLNIPDDFPGYDKDLFHYPERYSDIIHKILIPNGLIKDRISKIASNIEAHYLKAGVKQLKLLCVLKGGYKFFGDLNESLSNLSSLRREDEEHLTYSVQFIRAKSYTNESSTGVVKITGEEYLEKELRDQDVLVVEDIIDTGTTMTKLLETLRKYNPKSIRVATLVRKRTVRSNCLIPDFVCFEIPDSFIIGYAFDYNDLCRDIPHICTVNQSNVGPYQEQSL, encoded by the coding sequence ATGAGTCTGAACATTCCCTCTTGTTTGAATATCCCAGATGATTTCCCAGGCTACGACAAAGACTTATTCCACTATCCAGAGCGCTACAGTGACATTATTCATAAAATCCTCATTCCAAATGGACTTATTAAAGACCGTATCAGCAAAATTGCCTCTAACATAGAGGCTCACTATTTAAAAGCTGGTGTGAAGCAACTCAAGCTCTTATGTGTTCTCAAGGGTGGCTATAAATTCTTTGGAGATCTGAATGAATCCTTGTCGAATCTTAGTTCCTTGAGAAGAGAGGATGAAGAGCATCTCACCTACTCTGTTCAATTTATTCGTGCCAAGAGCTATACTAATGAATCTTCAACGGGGGTTGTGAAGATTACTGGCGaagaatatttagaaaaggaactGAGAGACCAGGATGTTCTTGTAGTGGAGGATATTATTGACACGGGCACAACCATGACAAAGCTTCTTGAAACCCTGAGAAAATATAATCCCAAGTCTATTCGAGTCGCCACTCTAGTAAGAAAGAGAACTGTACGGAGTAATTGCTTGATCCCAGATTTTGTATGTTTCGAAATCCCTGATAGTTTTATTATCGGATATGCATTTGACTATAATGATTTGTGTCGTGATATCCCCCATATTTGTACTGTCAATCAGAGTAATGTTGGGCCCTATCAAGAACAAAGTCtgtag
- the LOC139906045 gene encoding zinc finger MYM-type protein 1-like — protein sequence MYHGKRKTHFNRELVICPICQKEIQKDNFNDHKVKLHKNDPSCKYQVKIDHKKQKTLNFAVKKTSSATSSSSVTASSCPDDPAPVEALLPEPRSEKSVSAEEKVTADTENNGNSSNYPSGRISHGIRLPNLDIGPIFSPEQLSVVNNNNIPSAEDSETSDNARGGDKSKTEKMEFVDGGPEYPVVFTSQLDDPIFTGREPKWKNIQTRTRVEAEQETVPKVERDHPLQPKLQTYSPQIDDKYSRDFQYDWSRKFPWLEYDEVEKSAKCFTCFKFSISNLGKFEFKTWKNSSSLKVHSNNKKHKLSMEKWINFLTSKRKNTSGLGHVQSQHAEEVVKWRAYLRYLFQTVGFLAKQGLAFRGDSETREKLTESNENNQGNFLELLSLCSHDNHILKDKLEAEVKKIGSAGAGFAKWTSPDIQNELIEIIASKVTENIIEDVKTCVGDDDYWFSVIVDETSDMSNTEQFSLSLGYLTSEGIKKESFLMFVKVTQTDGKYLFEKLHEAVKDLSLNPARTVSLATDGASNISGIKKGLATSWKEVAPLCVYIHCYAHVLNLVVKDLLSDITLLRNTMGTVQILYNFIERSPKRSAIYKSVKITSKDEEHAKVITLKNQSATRWSLRYDAVHAVSLGMVRIMNTLIIMRKDKDTLSSSTATSLLNSIFSHEFVFGIELLKTILRHTSSLSDELQNRKVDLTKARKHVNLVIRTLEDLKNEKIIESIWKLAELKSSEMKSVFDQEDSIDLEFKEAKIPRRIKWKGTTESYFRETHFDVAINKIVLELESRFATDDTNITMDLIAIVNDSEVETCVIERVAKH from the coding sequence atgtatcacgggaagcggaaaacgcattttaacagagagttggtgatttgtcctatctgtcagaaggaaatacagaaggacaactttaatgatcacaaagttaaactccataagaatgaccccagctgcaagtatcaagtgaaaattgatcataagaagcagaaaacattgaactttgctgttaagaaaacttcctctgctacatcctcatcctcagtcactgcctcctcctgtcccgatgatCCTGCTCCAGTcgaggccttactgcctgaaccaagatctgaaaagtccgtttctgctgaagagaaagttactgcagacacagaaaataatggcaactcatcaaattaccccagcggacggatttctcatggaataagacttcctaatctcgatatcggaccaatattctctcccgagcagctctctgtagtcaacaacaacaatattccctctgcagaggactctgagactagcgacaatgcCCGGGGAGGTGACAAGAGCAAGACTGAgaagatggagtttgtggacggaggcccagagtaccctgtcgtcttcacgagccagctggaTGACCCGATAtttaccgggcgggagccaaagtGGAAgaacatccagaccagaaccagagtggaggcTGAGCAGGAAACTGTtcctaaagtcgagagagatcatcctctacagcccaagttacaaacatacagtcctcagatagatgacaaatactccagagactttcaatatgattggtcccgtaagttcccgtggctagaatatgacgaggttgaaaagtcagccaagtgtttcacctgtttcaaattttccatttccaaccttgggaaatttgagttcaaaacatggaaaaacagttcctcgttgaaagttcattctaacaacaaaaaacacaaactgtcgatggaaaagtggatcaatttcctcacatcaaagagaaagaatacctcgggtctcggccatgttcagtctcaacatgctgaggaagtcgtgaagtggcgagcttatttgaggtatcttttccaaactgttgggttcctcgcaaagcaaggattggcatttaggggcgattccgaaacaagagaaaagttgacggaatctaatgaaaacaatcaaggaaacttcttggagcttttgtccctgtgttcacacgacaatcatattctcaaagataaactggaggccgaagtcaaaaaaattggttcagctggggcaggttttgccaaatggacttcacctgacatccaaaatgagctgatagagattatagcatccaaagtgacggaaaatataattgaagatgtcaagacttgtgtcggcgatgatgactactggttctctgtgattgttgatgagacatcagatatgtcaaacacggagcagttcagtctgtcactgggatatctgacgagtgaaggcatcaagaaagagagcttcctcatgtttgtaaaagttacccagactgacggcaaatatttgtttgagaagcttcacgaggctgtcaaggatctcaGCCTGaaccccgcccgcactgtctccctggccacggacggtgcctccaacatatccggcatcaagaagggtcttgccacCAGTTGGAAGGAAGTAGCCCCACTGTGTGtttacatccactgctacgcccatgtcctcaatcttgtagtcaaggatcttctctcagatataaccctgttgagaaatacaatggggacagtacaaattttatacaacttcattgaacggtcaccaaagaggtcagcaatctacaagtcggtgaagataacaagtaaagatgaggagcatgccaaggtgatcaccctgaagaaccagtctgctacccgctggagtctccgctacgatgctgtacacgctgtatctctagggatggtcagaatcatgaataccctcataataatgagaaaagataaagatacattgtcgagttcaacagcaacttctctgctcaacagcatctttagtcacgaatttgttttcggcattgaactgttgaagacaatcctcagacacacatctagcttgtcagatgaacttcaaaacagaaaggttgacctaacaaaggcccggaaacacgtcaacctagtgattaggactcttgaagatcttaagaatgagaaaataattgaatcaatctggaaacttgctgagttgaagtcgtctgagatgaaatcagtatttgaccaggaggactcaattgatttggaattcaaggaggcgaagattccaaggagaataaagtggaaaggaacaactgaatcctacttccgtgaaacacatttcgatgttgcaatcaataagattgtattagagcttgagagcagatttgccaccgacgatacaaacatcacaatggatctcattgcaatcgtcaatgacagtgaagtggagacctgtgtcattgagcgtgtcgccaagcactaa